The DNA segment GAAAAATCCCCcttcacttctccttctacaaTCAATTCTGCTCGCCGGCTCACGAGTCTGCAATAACCCACAGCTCATGGACGCGAATGGATCTACTACCCCTGCGGCAATGACGTTCTACAAGCGTGCAAAGGCACTTTACGACGCCAACTACGAAGATGATAGAGTCACAATCGTCCAAGCCCTCATCCTCATGGGATGGTATTGGGAAGGACCAGAGGGTAAGGATAGGGCAAAAATGGATAGGTCAGTTCCTGCTCAGTCTGACATTGGTGCAGACGTAACAAAGAATGTTTTCTACTGGAGCAGAGTAGCCGTCATTGTCGCACAGGGTTCCGGAATGCATCGAAGGTCTGTACATCAGCATCCGTGTATTGGGCTGACTACTGACATGAAACAGCGTCGAAGGCTCACAACTCAGCAAAACTGACAAGAGGCTCTGGAAGCGCATTTGGTGGACCTTGTTCACGCGTGACAGATCTGTCGCTGTTGCTCTCGGCCGCCCGGTTTGCATTAACATCGACGACTCGGACGTGGAGATGGTCTCACCTGACGACTTTATCGACGACGAGCCCGACCGGCCAGCAGAATATCCTCCGGACCCGATTCACGTACAGTTCTTCCTCAACTATGTCAAGCTGTGCGAGATCATGGGTTTGGTCCTCTCTCAACAGTACTCTGTCGCTTCCAAATTACCGCGGAACAATGCACTGGACCTGACACACAGCGATATGGCACTCGCGGATTGGCTCCAGAACTGTCCTCAAGAGGTGAGGTGGGAGCCACAACGGCACCATTTCTGGTCTGCGTTGTTACATTCAAATTATTAGTAAGTATCACGGGTGTGACGACGGAACGACGGACTAACTTCATACAGTACGACACTGTGTCTCTTGCACAGGGCTCACATGCCTCCAGCTGGATCACCAGGATCGCGCCCCACGAACGGCTACCCTGAGGAGACTGCGTACCCTTCGCGAACTATTGCATACCAGGCCGCCGCCATGATCACATCGATTATTGAGGCACTGCAAAATCACGAACAATTGCGCTATGCGCCTGCCTTCATGTGAGTCCTGTGATCAGTGTTGTCGTGCTCGCGTGGAAGACTAACAACGATTGTAGTGTCTACAGCTTGTTCTCTGCACTGATCATGCACGTGTACCAGATGCGGTCCTCGAATCAATCAATCGTTTCGGCTACACAACAGCGGTTACAGGTCTGCATGAACGCGCTCAAGGATGTTTCAAAAACTTGGCTGGTCGCTAAGATGGTCCACACCCTGTTCGAATCGATCCTTGGCAACAAACACCTCGAGGATAGGCTCCAGAAAGCTGCAGGTCGCCGCCACGCTAAGACCAAACACAATGGAGCGAGCAGCAAGGCGAGTAAGGGTACGCCGGTTGTGCCGGATGCCGCAGAGGCTCAAAAGCGCAAATTCGACGAGATGGAAATGGGCTTCGCCAATGGGCCGCCTGCGCCGCAAATGTCGTACGAGCGATCACGACCTGTCTCACCAGCCATCACTCCCTCTCGCGAGTTGCCTGGTACTGGCCAAAACGCCCAGCAGACACCACAGATGCCACAGATGACCGCTGGAAGCCCGCCTTTGCGTCAAGCTACCGATACGTTCATGGGAGCCTCACGGTCCAACACGAGGCCGACCACACCGGCCTTCCACGCATTGCCTTGGTCGCGATTGGGTTCCCCCGATGTCTTCCTCCACACGCGGAACTCGCCGAAGATCTCCGAAGATCTGTGGCAGAATTATCAACCGGAACAGCTCTTCCCTCCCGAAACGAATGGTCTCTTCCCGGTCACCTCGAACAGTCCTAACCAGATGGTCGATCCGGCATTACGGGCACAGTCGCACTCCAACCCACAGTTCTCGCATCCGTTGTCAACACCACAAATGCAAGGTCAGATGTCGATGGGCGAAGGACAGTCAATGCATTACCAGCAGGATCCAGCCGCGTGGTCTCAGCTGAATATGGGCAATAACTCTCAGCAAGATGACGCGTGGAGCAACTCGAGTAGTGCCGGCGGGCCGATTGTGCCGACGACTCTTAATGTGGGAGATTGGTTCGAATTCTTCGGCATTCCTAATGGGAGCGACATCAACGGCCTGAATGGTGCCGCCGGCTACGGCTGAGCTGAGTGAACACTTCCAGCAAAAATTCTCAAAGTTGACCAAGGAAGCCCACAAAAGTGAAGCGGAGTTTGTGCTCCGTCGTGCGAGGATGTAAGACAAGCTGTTCAAGAGAAGGTTCCCAACGCGCATCTGCTGCGATGGAGTTCTAATGTCCCTGCCATCCAGTTGACGCAGGTGGTAGAAGAGTAGAGGTTACAGTCGAGCACTCCGGAAGCGAAGGACGACGTCGACAAGCGCAAGGGCCGTGGGAGACTCAGGTAGTACGCCATACAGTGTGCACGAAATAGCTGACATGCAATAAGAGGCTTTCAAAATGCGAGTTACACCTCGTTCCATCATTCTTTGCTGAAGAATCTCGCAGCCGGATGTCGAAGCTGGAGCTCGTATCGATCTACCCCACGCGGGGTTTCTGACTTCACCAGGTGGAGCGAAGCGAGACGTCATTCCATCTCCAGCTTCAACGACTTTTGTGAAAACACATTGCGCTCCTATCCTTACTGACTGCAACAGGAAACCTTGAGCAGTCTATCTTCTCTTCCCGAAGCAATCCTTTCTACTCTCAACACCTCCCCCTCCCATCCTCTCAACCAAAACCATGCCGCCACCCACACCTTCCTCAAATTCCACCAAATCCCTAACCACtcacctcctctccctcgaCCCATCCTCTCTACACCAAGCCACAACCCACCCTTTCCTCTCCCTCGCCGCCACAGCATCTCTCCCCACCCCAAAACTCCAAACCTGGCTCGCACAAGACCGACTCTACGCCCTCTCCTACATCAACTTCATCGGCTCTTTACTCTCTGCCATCCGCATCCCAGCTCACGCCAAACGAgaagaaagtctagaatgGAGAATTGCGGATGTGTTGATTGATGCGCTGGAGAATATTAGACGAGAGGTGAGGTTGTTTGAGAGTGTTGCGGAGGGGGAGGGGTGGAAGAATGAGGTGCTTTGTGGGAAAAAGAGTGGCGGGGAGGAGGGAGACGGGAATGATGGGGAGGACGTGGAAGTTGAATGTGAGAAGGCGACGAGATGTTATAAAGATTTATTCGCGGGGTGTGTGAGTGGTGGGAAACCGGTTATTGTGGGGTTGGTTGTGCTTTGGGCTACGGAGGAGTGTTATTTGAGGAGTTGGAGGTTTGCGAGGGGGGTGatggagaaagaagagaaagagaatggGAAGAGGGATGGGGAAGGGGATGTTGTGCAGAGGGTGCTCATTCCGAATTGGACGAGTGTGGAGTTTGAGGGGTTTGTGAGGAGGTTGGGGGATTTGGTTGATGAGTGGGGAGTTGAAGAGGGAGGTTGGGTTTGGAGGGAGTGTGAGGCGGTTTGGAGGCAGGTTATTTGGGTTGAAGGGGAGTTTTGGCCGGAGTGCTGATTTAGGAAGTGAGGTGAGTGGTCTAGGTTGTTTGGCTGGCTCACACCAGGCGACTGCGCAATGGTGAAGTGATTTGGGAAGTGAACTGACTGGTTGGAGCAGAAATAGCCTCTGTGCACTACCTCTGCTCCAAATCCTGCGACAACATCTTTTCATCATCCCGAACACGACAGGACACCCAGCCAttcttcgacgatgatgccTCTTTTGCGGAGCATGCCAAACACTCTTCGCACTGAGCTGTGTGCTGCACAAGCGAATATTGCAGACTTGACCGACTTCGTGATTTCCTGTGGCGAACGCGAATGGCGTGTGCACAAGTTCCTACTGCGCCTACACAATGGACCTTTGGCTGCGGCATGTCAGGGTGATTGGAAGGTAAATATCTCCGAGAACCCCATGATGCACACCTTGCTGACACGTTGCAATTGCTTGTTAGGAAGCGCAACAGGGTAGGATTGATCTCTCAGCCGATCCAGCCTCAGCCATTGACGCACTGGTTCAGTACCTTTACCGCTTTGACTACGAAGTTCCCGCAACTGAATCTGACCGCGAGCTGAGCTTGCACACACAAGTTCTTATCGCTGCGGATAAATACAAGCTCCACGATCTTGCAGAGCTTGCAGAGACCAAATTTGGAGAGAGTATCAGATTTATCGAGGAACCGCACGATGATTTGGCTGATGCTCTTGCTATCGCATACGGCGCACCAGACACGACCACCACTATCCAGGAAGCTATCTTTAAGCACACTGTCGGCACCGAAGACTTCTTCACAGACAAGAAATATAAGGGTTCTAGGTTCACCGAGGTCGTATTCGGCAACCCGGCCATCGCTCGCGACTTCATGGAAGCAGCCATGCGTCGAAATGAGTTGCAAGGAGTGATCGCTGCGAGAGACGGTGAGGAACGGTTCCAGTGCGAAACTTGTGGAGGGACTTTCATTCTCGACACCAGTTATCTGGAACGCAACAAAGATAAGGAGCAGAGTATGGTGTGCCCTGATGGCTACTGCGAAAGCGAGGCCCGCAGGGTTTGGGATTGGGAATCGGTCGACTATGCGTATTAGCCTTTCCCACCGCGGACCAGCTTGAGTATTGGCTGGCAAAGATTGAGATCCTGAGATATCTGTTTTCAGCTGCAGAAAGTTAGTGAGTCGAGTCAAGCGTTGGAGTACTGTACCACTGGAATAACACACAAATAGCTTAATTGCTGACAACTGGTGAGATCCGTTCAGGTGAATCAGCCAAAGGCTCGTGCTCGTGACGTCTGACTTGATCGCCTCAGGCAGGTGCCGGTGATTCTGAAAGTCGAAGAAATGACGTGGTGCCCGAACTGGAATGAGCTGTCGTGTCTTTCCGCGCGGCTTCACCACAACCTCCTCCGCTGACATCTCAATTTCACCCATAGTGGCCTACAGCGCGCCATGTCGGTCACCATGGCTGCTGGAACAGCGCGAAAGAAGCTTGTAAATAGACTGGCAAACGCCCAGGAGGATGACACAGACCTCTCTGACTTCGCGATCACTTGCGGCGAAAAGGAGTGGCGAGTGCACAAGCTTGTACTCCGCTTACATGATGGAGCGCTGCGTGCAGTCACGCAAGGAGAATGGAAGGTTAGTCTTTGGTCCCGGATTGGTTTAAGACGATGCTAATCCGATCTCGGTGGCAGGAAACTCAGAATGGACGACTCGATCTCTCCGCCGATCCGGTCGTGGCTGTTGACGCGCTCGTTCAGTACCTCTACAAGCTCGAATACAAGCTGGCAGAAGACCACGCCCCCTTGACTTCACACACTCAGATTTGCATCATCGCGGACAAGTATAGAATGTCAGACTTGAAATTTGCTGCAGAGTGCCAGTTCCGCACCGCCATTGAGGCATTGGAGGCTCCAAATGAAGACCTACTTGACGCCATTCGCTCTACCTGGGACGCCCCTGGGCCAACATCGGCAATGAAAGCGGCAGTCTTGAAGTACTCTATCGGAAGAGGGGACATATTTACCGACGATAAGGAAGAGAGGTCACCGTTCGTGGCGCTGATGGCTGAGAACGTCGACTTTGCCATCGAGGTAGCACAAGCAGCATCCCGACGGATCTCGAGAGTCGTGCAAGGGAAGTGGGGCGAAGTACGACGCAAATGTTTTGATTGTGGAGGAACCTTCATCGCGAGCTACGACACCTACTCTGAAGACAAAAATGGGATTGCCTGGCTGAGATGTCCAAATggtcgctgcagcagcaatgcgAGGCAGGCCACGGACTTCGAAATCGTTGATCCTGTTGCTGACTGAGTCCATATCACTAGACACGGTCACGCTCCATGAGCAACGGATGGCGAGATATGATATTGTGGAGGACCGAGCTGAGAAAGATTGTGCTTGGAATAACTGCGCTTCGAGCAGAACAATCAAGCAAGCATTGATGAAAGGAGCATCAAATATCGAATGGACTTTGATGGCCTACAAAGGCAGGTGACCCGTGCACTGCTTACGTACGCTGAAAGCCGCGCGACACTTCGCCGTCTATTGAGCACCTTTCCTTTTCTTATTTTCTACCTCCTACATGAGATCTCACCGAGGCACCAAGTCGCATTCCAAATGCATCATCCTGTTTACATGTGAAGATGACGACAGGGCTGCCATGTCATATCGCGGATGAGGCTCCGGCACTTGAGAAGATACTGTCATCACCCTATCGGCCAGCGATGCGAGATGCGGCGATCCTGCAGGTACAAGGTCCCAATGACCAACGCATAGGGGCGACGGGCGAGTCCGGGAATCCCGGTCGAGCCGATGCTTCGTTGTCTGCTATCTTTTCCCAAACATCCAGAAAAGGGAAGAATCAGACTCCAGGCTAGAGTTTCGCCGCATCGTAGCCGCACTCCGTGGAGGTCGACTTCATCACTGGCCAAGTGCGACATGTACGGTCACTGTCGATCAACGGATAGTTATCTTTCTGATGCACTCGGCAACGAACGTCCTTCTGCCCGCCCAACTTTCTTGGTATTCGCACTATACGAGGCTTGCACAAAGACAAGACGTGAGATCTGACTTTATGAATGCATGGCGCATTATAAGATTATCACTGAAGTGCTTATTCGGAGAATAAGTTGCTGGGTCTTAGGTGACTAGGTTGTGGGGGTTGGAACGTCAATATCGGCCGCACAAGCTATTCTTTTCCGACAATGCTTCGGGAAGAACATGCTAGAATCTCACTCATCGGCATGAGCGACTGCAACAACGACTTTTACAACACAAAGACGCGTCTGTCCTCTGCTGACCCTAAAGTCTCGCACCCGCCGATCTTCCGACGGCCGGACGATCACTACCAACAGCGGTCTATCTAGACTTTATACCCACTAAATATTAGCTTTCACGTCTCGGATTTGCAGGGAACGAGTTCGAACCTCACAGCCGCACACGATCACTGTACTGGCTGGCCATACGACGAGAAGAGACGAGATATCTCGATGGATCCCAGATCTCCATCGATCTGGTTCTCGGATCAGGGCCTTCTGGCGCACTAGATCAAATAATTTGCCCTATTCCTTGACTAGTGCTGTCTGCTGGCATCCCACGTACGCCGTCAGCGACTCAACAGTGCCTCAATTTCCCAAGATGGAGAGACGATCATCGGAGGTCATCGCATTTCAAGCGCGGCGGCGAGAGATAAGCTGATAGATGTGACATGAGGATGGAAAAGCAATAGATTGAA comes from the Cercospora beticola chromosome 4, complete sequence genome and includes:
- the CTF1ALPHA gene encoding Cutinase transcription factor 1 alpha, which encodes MAEPRPLAAATSNPDPPNPASSTGVSPGGGGGPATSSAAPKDQIPGHPSFRRQRASRACETCHARKVRCDAASLGVPCTNCVAFSIECKIPTPKRKKTAAKKDSERCDAYARKVQAAVADHRTNSERDRTESIKDDRSPAAPQSTTSTTFPTRGEMVMSREVEPEQIGMNTPAGMPKVEGSESYYAGQQATNGTYAQFMKPKFARAPIKEAGRVAYLGESSNLSLLVQDRHGTTDVVHYPLPENVRGTRARINELDNVEIDILHQRGAFLLPPRQLCDELVDAYFTWIAPVVPVINRSKFMRRYRDSKNPPSLLLLQSILLAGSRVCNNPQLMDANGSTTPAAMTFYKRAKALYDANYEDDRVTIVQALILMGWYWEGPEDVTKNVFYWSRVAVIVAQGSGMHRSVEGSQLSKTDKRLWKRIWWTLFTRDRSVAVALGRPVCINIDDSDVEMVSPDDFIDDEPDRPAEYPPDPIHVQFFLNYVKLCEIMGLVLSQQYSVASKLPRNNALDLTHSDMALADWLQNCPQEVRWEPQRHHFWSALLHSNYYTTLCLLHRAHMPPAGSPGSRPTNGYPEETAYPSRTIAYQAAAMITSIIEALQNHEQLRYAPAFIVYSLFSALIMHVYQMRSSNQSIVSATQQRLQVCMNALKDVSKTWLVAKMVHTLFESILGNKHLEDRLQKAAGRRHAKTKHNGASSKASKGTPVVPDAAEAQKRKFDEMEMGFANGPPAPQMSYERSRPVSPAITPSRELPGTGQNAQQTPQMPQMTAGSPPLRQATDTFMGASRSNTRPTTPAFHALPWSRLGSPDVFLHTRNSPKISEDLWQNYQPEQLFPPETNGLFPVTSNSPNQMVDPALRAQSHSNPQFSHPLSTPQMQGQMSMGEGQSMHYQQDPAAWSQLNMGNNSQQDDAWSNSSSAGGPIVPTTLNVGDWFEFFGIPNGSDINGLNGAAGYG